The sequence tgcagtacatctaatcatgtttgcagcacatctaatcatgtttgcagcatatctaatcatatttgcagcatatctaatcatatttgcagcacatctaatcatgtttgcagcacatctaatcatgtttgcagcacatctaatcatgtttccagcacatctaatcatgtttgcagtagagctaatcatgtttgcagtagagctaatcattgcagcacatctaatcatgtttgcagtagagctaatcatgtttgcagcacatctaatcgtGTTTGCAGCACACCtattcatgtttgcagcacatctaatcatgtttgcagtagagctaatcatgtttgcagtagagctaatcatgtttgcagcacatctaatcatgtttgcagcacatctaatcatgtttgcagcacatctaatcatgtttgcagtaaagctaatcatgtttgcagtacatctaatcatgtttgcagtacacctaatcatgtttgcagcccatctaatcatgtttgcagcacatctaactaatcatgtttgcagcacatctaatcatgtttgcagtacatcgaatgatgtttgcagcacatctaatcatgtttgcagcacatctaactagtcatgtttgcagcacagctaatcatgttttctgtacatctaatcatgtttgcagtacagccaatcatgtttgcagtacatccaatcatgtttgcagcacagctaatcatgtttgctgtacatctaatcatgtttgcagtacagctaatcatgtttgcagtacatctaatcatgtttgcagtacagctaatcatgtttgcagtaaacctaatcatgttagcagcacatctaatcatgtttgcagcacatctaatcatgtctgcagcacatctaatcatgtttgcagtacacctaatcatgtttgcagcacatctaatcatgtttgcagtacatctaatcatgtttgcagtacagccaatcatgtttgcagcacatccaatcatgtttgcagcacagctaatcatgtttgcagtacatctaatcatgtttgtagTACAGCTAATcttgtttgcagtacatctaatcatgtttgcagtacagctaataatGTTTGCAgcacacctaatcatgtttgcagtacagctaatcacatttgcagtacagctaatcatatttgcagcacatcaaatcatgtttgcagcacagctaatcatgtttgcagcacatctaatcatgtttgcagcacatctaatcatgtttgcagcacatctaatcatgtttgcagtacagctaatcattgtagcacatctaatcatgttttcagtagagctaatcatgtttgcagcacatctaatcatgtttgcagcacatctaatcatgtttgcagtacatctaatcatgtttgcaggacatctaatcatgtttgcagtacatctaatcatgtttgcagtacatctaatcattttgcagcacatctaatcatgtttgcagtagagctaatcattgcAGCCTAATCAATGATTGAACTTGCACATGAAGTGTGCAAATAGCATTGAAAATATTTGACTGACATAAATAGGCCTTGACCTATGTGTCAGTAAGACGCTTTCAGGATTCATAAGATCAATGTGTTCTAACATTTTATTACAAATATTTGTTCAGTAAAATATCCACAATTTACAGAACATTTTGTTGAGGACATTGCTAGTCGCCAAGTACTCTAGTATCAAATAACATCAGTATCAGTTTCCTGGTTTTAAAACCCTTTCAAAACTGAACTTCACAACAACACTAGAGTAAAAGGTATTAGcctttcagacacacacacatacacacacacacacacacacacacatacacacacacacacacacacacacacacacacacacacacacacacacacacacacacacacacacacacacacacacacacacacacacacacacacacacacacacacacacacacacacacacacacacacacaccttcaaggtAGAGCCATAGAAAAATAAAGTGATCATAATCAAATGATGCTCAAACTGAAATGAGTCAAAATGTTGCAGAGGTTCAAATCAACAGGACATATCCTTACAAAAACAAAGAACCAAACAAAACTGAGGAACAAGACAGCAGAACTGCAAAGCCTATCATGCGTTTTACATCATAATAAACATGTCAAATGTCTGTCTGCGTCCTGTTATAACGCTTCTGAACCAAAACAACATGTAGAGGCATATGTGCAGTGTGTCAAGAGTTTGTAGCAGCATCTGAATACTTATTTGATGTGTGGACACTTTACGCGCCGCAGGTAATGGTTATCTTTAAGTTAAACGTGGACCACCACTGTTCTGGAATTCTCCAAATCGTTCCGGTATTGCGCGAGCCAGTTCCTCAACTCTGATATCCGGTAGCCCTCTGGTCCTCTGGCCCCCTGATACACGACCCGCTCATCCCTCAGGATATAAAGTCTCTCAAAATAGGCTCCATACGCCGCGTTAGACGAGTTGTCCATATTATCCACCACCACGTTGCTGCCGGGCACCTCAGAGTGCATCAGCTGAGCGGCTTTCAGTCTGTCCTCTAGACAACAGTGCTTGGGTATCTGGTACGGCGCATCGGAGCTCACCCAGCCGTCAGAGGGATGCGCCTCCTCGATGTATACAAGCAGAGAGTCAGCGATGTCCGCGTACTGGCTCGCGACGCGCTGAAACGCGGCCAAGCGCGTCATAAACGGTGGTCAGGAGCAACTACCGAAGTTGAGGATGAGAGGTCTCCTCCCTTTCACATAGTCCAGGACTCTGACCCTGCGCCGGTCCTTCAGCTGCACCACCTCTGTGTTGGGCGCGATACATCCAAGGTGCGCTGATTTGAAAAAGTCTAATTTTTGTCCATACCACACGGCTCTGAGCGACTCCAGGGTGAACATCTTGTTGGAGTCGGAGACGCAAACGGGCGGGTCATCGCTGCTGCTGCCCTGCTCCCTCATCTTCAGCAGCACCTTCCTCCTGATGCACAGGAAGTCCAGGAGCCACAGCATCAGCGCTGCCAGGAGGAACCGGGGCAGAAAAACCAGACAGAGGGCTGCGTGTTTCAGGGCCCGCACCGTCAGGACACCTGCAGTCTCCTGCATCTCGCCCTGACGATTATATCCGGCCggcaagacagacaggcaggcaggcagatagaGACAATGGTATCAGTCACCTTTTCCCATCTGTTTTCAGCCTCTGCCTATCAGAGTTGTGCTTTTTATAGGAGCAGCAGGATTTGAATGAAAAAAACAACCCGCCTCCACAGCTAGTGCCGCCCTCTCACATGGCGGGGATTACCCTCCAGTCAACTCTCACCGGTTCtcatgggagagggggagagagaggagaaagagagagggagggagagataaatacagactgtgtgtgtgtgtgtgtgtgtgtgtgtgtgtgtgtgtgtgtgtgtgtgtgtgtgtgtgagggagagaggaacacgGCCAGGGGTCCGTTTTTTTTTTTGCGGACTCGTCACGTCATAACTGGCACTTATTTTGGGGTGAATCAATGTAGTTACCGGTAAATGATCTCCAAATGGAGAAATAGCATACTTTACAACACCTGTTTGTCGGAAAGGGATGTCTAAGGAACCAGGTGAAATTATATGTGTCACAAATGTGCTCAGAATTCACACATTTGGGGCACAAAAACATAGCCACCTCTTTTCAAATCAAGCATGACGATGAAGACTGGACTCTGGATGCCTATATTTTGTGATTAAGACAAATGAGACTGTTGTGATATTTCAGAAGAAATACGCATTTCATGTTCATGCTGTTGCATCGGGAAGATATTGAAGAGTGCCTAAATGGGCCAAAAGCAATTAATTATTTTTGTTGACAAATTTGAACGCCTGCCCAATCTTTAAATGTATTCAAGGCCTGTTAATGACTTGTCTGACGAAACTAGGTTCATTAAAACATGACAAGTCTTAAAAGCTTTTTTATCTGTGTATTTCAGCCCATGAGTTTTAAATTCACCAAATCATTTCACACTAGACGGCGCTCTCCCATACCAATGATGTGCAGTGCGCATTGGGCACCTTCAAAAAAAGCATCGGTTATTTGAGGTCAgtatcctactctctctctctctctctctctctctctctctctctcaactttcCCAATGCGACTCTTTATTACCCGATTCCTTCTCAGAGCAATAAGATTACTCAGCCCTATAGAACTGGGCTACTCAATAATATCCGTTAAGTGATGTTACAGACAAGGGAATGGATTATCCAGTTATTGCGCTGAGGAACTAATCAATCATACATGTCTGGTCACAAGAGGTGTTGAATAATCGGACCAAATAATTTAGGAAACCTATAAGCCTACATAAAAAAATACTGACCTTTTTATTTCCATGAACTGATTCCGACTCGCATATAATGTGATGAAATAACTCATTCAAGTAGGAAAATTGGGGCTAGAATGTGTTGATTCGTGTCGAGGTAAAAACTATACTAAACGCAATTCTCCTGCActcagtatgtacagtatgtaacatACTTTATTGCTAATCAACAATGGTTGATATAACTTTGTTATGAGGTCATGACATTTTGATTAGACAAAAGTTggtaagatagagagagatgcagtatgttgatgatgtggatAGTGCGTGACCTCCGCTTTGCATGCGTCATTGCGTGCTGGGTGCGTTTACACCGACATATATACAGGCCTATAATAATCTCTGTTAAATTGTATGGAATCAGGACCTGTTTCAATTGATCTCCATTTCAAACAGCCGTTTTCAATTCTAACCAAATTCGACATATCTAATGTATGTAAGGTACTGAATTTCAAGAACATATTCAATTACAAAGACCATGGAGATTTTTCGAAATCCTCAAagcagggcagtgattggtagattgGTAACACCAACAAAGAAGACATTGCATATCTCTTTAAGCATTTGgtaagttaataattatgctatTACTTATTATGCTAATAattatgtattaaaccacccagacacaacaAAGTTGCAGCCAACCtactgaactgagctgcaggacaagaatgaaactgctcagggatgtcaacatgaggccattggtgttgctaaaacagctacagagtttaaTAAATGTGATGGTAGTAAAAcaagaggatggatcaacagcattgtagtgactccacaatagtgacctaaatgacagagtgaaaaggagaaTACAAACATACAGAATACAACTATTCTAAAACATGCACCCTTCATGCAACAAGGCCCTAAAGGCACActgcaaaaaaacaacacaatttTGAAGGGGTAGTGGCTGCATCATTGGTATGTGTATGCTTGACATCTGGaatgactggggagtttttcaggataaaaatacaTGGGGTGgacctaagcacaggcaaaatcttagaggaaaacctgcttcagtctgctttccaccagacgctgggagacaaattcacctaaaacaaaaggccaaatctacactggagttgcttaccaagaatacAATGAatgtggccaagttacagttatGACTTAAATCAAATTTAAGCCCACTTTGTAGCACAATTTATGTGGGAAGGaatccaaggggggtgaatacttatgataatccgtgcattaggaaagtattcaatacagcctcattctaaaatgtattaattaaatcgttttttttccttcatcgatctacacacaataccccataatgacaaagcaaaaacagggttttagaaatgtttgctagtttatatttttaaaaaggatattacatttacataagtattcagacccttaacgttgtactttcttgaagcaccgttggcagcaattacagccttgactcttcttgggtatgacgctacaagcttggcacacctgtaattggggagtttctcccattcttctctacagatcctgtcaagctttgtcaggttggatggggaacatcgctgcacagctattttcaggtctctccagagatgttcaatcactTTCAATTccatgctctggctgggccactcaaggacattcagagacttgtcctgaagccactcctgcattgtcttggctgtgtgctctgggttgttgtcctgttggatggtgaacctttgccccagtctgagtttctgagtgctctggagcaggttttcatcaagtatctctctgtactttgctccgttcatctttctctcaatcctgactagtcttccagtccctgccgctgaaaaacatcgccACAGCCTGATGCTTTCACCacgatgcttcactgtagggatggtcccaggtttcctccagacatgatgcttggcattcaggccaaatagttcaatcttggtttcatcagaccagataatcttgtttctcatggtctgagagtccttaggtgccttttgggaaactcagagtgggctgtcgtgccttttactgaggagtggcttccgtctggccattgtaccataaaggcctgattggtcgagtgctgcagagatggttgtccttctttcAGTACTAGAGTAATTTTCCGATCCCTTGATTGGgtagacaacatgtcagttcatgctacaagagctctgataggttagaggacgtcctccggaagtggtcacaattactgtgtaagtctatggaatggggtgagaaccaagagcatcctaggttttgtattgaagtcaatgtacccagaggaggacggcaGCTAGCTGTTCTCCGGCTACCCCATGGTGCTACTCTACAGATTGTTGAGGCTATtgtagaccttcattgtaaaattataaaacagtgtgttttaatcaattatttggtgacattaatatatttaatatatttttatttaaaaggataactttttcaatgttttaccatttttatgaaattcactgaggaggatggtcctccccttcctcctctgaggagcctccactgatgcaatggtgtaataatgttatatgatgcactgttttatcttttgtttaatactgtatgtaatgtaagttccttaatgtgtttgcaccccaggaagagtagctgctaccttggcaacagctaatggggattcctaataaatacaaaaatacactgttcaaaggcacatcttttgtcttgcctattcatcCTCTGAAcggcatacatacacaatccgtgtctcaattgtctcaaggctgttcttaatgttttgtacactcagtgtacatgtaCACTGGGTAATTAGTTCAACATCCCATTGTTTTCAGTCCCTGAATAATTTATGCCAATAGAGTTAACCTCGTAATAATGCATTGTTGTGTCATTTTAGAGTTGGAAATTGACACATCTGCATGTTGCACTTTTCATTTTTCAATAAACAATGCTATATTTTTCTAGGAGGTTTTTGGAGGCCTATGCATAGTCTCGTCTACCAGCCGTCTCTCTCTTGAGCCTGGGACGAGGTTAGTCTATACAtaaaagtttcagatattttaaatGTATGACTCTACACACAGGCCCGCTATATAATTATTGAACAGTATCACATAATCAAATAGAAACCTCTAAAGGTGTTTGTTTGGTTAAGAGAGGGGATGTTGCTGATCTTGTTAATTGATCTTGTTAATTGATCTCATGTGGCAGATGTGCTTTTACAAACAACACTTAGTTGCCTGACAAACCAAATGGGACATTGTTTACTAACTCACAAGTGCTATAATCCTGGGTTACAGCTCAGGCTAATGCGGTCTGGACTTCTGAAGAAGACCCGGGTCCCTGCACCAGTCTGCTACATTGGTACCTGAGAGGTGGATAGGTGAAGAGACTTGGTGAACACACAGGCACACTTGCTAGAACCGTTTGAATCCAGAGAAAAAAGAGGTCAGAAGTGAGTAAGCCTGTGAATACGCTGACAGGGTCAAGTGGCCTAAGGAATAAttcagtgaatgttcctgagtggtgaCATGAATCTCCTTGAAAAaaatatggcaagacttgaaaattgctgtaGCCATGATCCCCTACATCTTGACAGCGTTTGAAGAATTTTGAACAGAattatgggcaaatattgcacaatacaggtgtgcaaagctcttagagactgacaCAAGAAGACTCAGAGCTGTAATATCTGTTTATATACAACGATCGGGATGTGCCCAGCAGGCTCTGTCCATTATTCTTTATCATTGAGATGGAGACAAGCTAAACCAGAcatctttctgtgtctctgtgttcctggGTTCTGTGACTGTCACACTCTTCAACTCCTAACATGTCCAGTAGAGCCTCAAGCAGCCTTGCATCACCCCTTATAGACCCAGTTTCAACACAAAAGAGACGTGTGTAAAGTAAACAACTTAaactcttaatctctctctctctctcacacacacacacacacacacacacacacacacacacacacacacacacacacacacacacacacacacacacacacacacacacacacacacacacacacacacacacacacacacacacacacacacacacacacacacaataattcaATGGCC is a genomic window of Oncorhynchus kisutch isolate 150728-3 linkage group LG21, Okis_V2, whole genome shotgun sequence containing:
- the LOC109866554 gene encoding thyroxine 5-deiodinase-like encodes the protein MQETAGVLTVRALKHAALCLVFLPRFLLAALMLWLLDFLCIRRKVLLKMREQGSSSDDPPVCVSDSNKMFTLESLRAVWYGQKLDFFKSAHLGCIAPNTEVVQLKDRRRVRVLDYVKGRRPLILNFGSCSUPPFMTRLAAFQRVASQYADIADSLLVYIEEAHPSDGWVSSDAPYQIPKHCCLEDRLKAAQLMHSEVPGSNVVVDNMDNSSNAAYGAYFERLYILRDERVVYQGARGPEGYRISELRNWLAQYRNDLENSRTVVVHV